The Rhodoferax sediminis genome has a segment encoding these proteins:
- a CDS encoding SDR family oxidoreductase, whose protein sequence is MPSNQSPLGALPARFRRERVLMVGCGDVGMRVARGMAGRMRLLALTSSPQRVSELRARGITPLHGNLDVPASLRRLAGIATRVVYLAPPPAEGWGDPRTRALTQVLRLRSAPASFVYGSTSGVYGDCQGALVAETRAASPRTPRASKRVSAEQAVRFLGRSTMQAGGVRTSILRIPGIYAPDREGGTPLARLLRRTPVLVDRDDVYTNHIHADDLARACLLALWRGKPQRVYNVNDDTRLKMGAYFDLAATLYGLPKPPRVPRDTAQDQLPLVLLSFMNESRLMDNTRMKRELRLILRYPTVDTGLLPETESRKV, encoded by the coding sequence TTGCCCTCAAACCAATCCCCTCTTGGCGCCTTGCCCGCGCGCTTTCGCCGCGAACGGGTGTTGATGGTGGGCTGTGGCGACGTCGGAATGCGTGTGGCGCGCGGCATGGCGGGCCGCATGCGCCTGCTCGCGTTGACCTCGTCGCCGCAGCGCGTGAGCGAATTGCGCGCGCGCGGCATCACCCCTTTGCACGGCAACCTGGACGTGCCAGCCAGCCTGCGCCGGCTTGCCGGCATTGCCACGCGCGTGGTCTATCTGGCGCCCCCGCCGGCCGAGGGCTGGGGCGATCCGCGAACGCGCGCGCTGACCCAGGTGCTGCGCCTGCGCTCCGCACCGGCTTCTTTTGTCTATGGCTCGACCAGCGGCGTGTATGGCGACTGCCAGGGCGCCCTGGTGGCCGAGACACGGGCTGCGAGCCCACGCACGCCCCGGGCCAGCAAACGGGTATCGGCCGAGCAGGCCGTGCGGTTTCTGGGCCGCAGCACGATGCAGGCCGGCGGGGTACGCACCAGTATCCTGCGCATTCCGGGAATCTATGCTCCGGACCGCGAAGGCGGCACGCCGCTTGCGCGCCTGCTCAGGCGCACTCCCGTGCTGGTGGACCGGGACGATGTCTATACCAACCACATCCACGCCGACGATCTGGCGCGGGCCTGCCTGCTGGCGCTGTGGCGCGGCAAGCCGCAGCGGGTCTACAACGTGAACGATGACACCCGGCTCAAGATGGGCGCTTATTTCGACCTGGCGGCCACGCTGTACGGCTTGCCCAAGCCCCCGCGCGTGCCGCGCGACACCGCACAGGACCAACTGCCACTGGTGCTGCTCAGCTTCATGAATGAGTCGCGCCTGATGGACAACACGCGCATGAAGCGCGAACTGCGGCTGATCCTGCGCTATCCGACCGTCGATACCGGACTGCTGCCAGAAACAGAGTCCCGCAAGGTTTAA
- a CDS encoding S1C family serine protease, with the protein MRTLGCWSSWFWRSLSASLLALSQAAAAAAPQSAQGQAMLDALNRADAAVVGVQVTAIDGARTADTLGQERSGSGVVIGPDGLILTIGYLMLEADQIQIVTQDHKTLPARAVAYDLATGFGLLKSLLPLRGIRPVKLGSLRELELGEPMIVATGGDDGGVAITELVSKRAFSGNWEYHIDAALFTSPPIAGHSGAPLFNRRGELVGIGSLLVLDATGGGQGLPGNMFVPVDLLKPILAELQRTGSSKPSRRPWLGLTSSDQGGHVQVLRVNPDSPAQSAGLQPGDLVLAVDGTKVVTLDAFYKKLWEHAEPNAEIRLTVLQGADVKTISVHAVDRMTTLQKPAGI; encoded by the coding sequence ATGCGCACCCTCGGTTGTTGGTCCAGCTGGTTCTGGCGGAGTCTTTCAGCATCGCTGCTGGCGCTGAGCCAGGCCGCCGCCGCAGCGGCGCCCCAGTCTGCGCAGGGACAGGCCATGCTGGATGCGCTCAACCGGGCCGATGCGGCCGTCGTGGGCGTGCAGGTCACGGCGATAGACGGCGCACGCACGGCCGACACGCTGGGCCAGGAGCGCAGCGGCTCTGGCGTGGTCATCGGGCCGGACGGACTGATCCTGACCATTGGCTACCTGATGCTGGAGGCCGACCAGATCCAGATCGTGACCCAGGACCACAAAACACTGCCCGCCAGAGCCGTGGCCTATGACCTGGCCACCGGTTTTGGGTTGCTCAAATCGCTGCTGCCGCTACGCGGCATCAGGCCGGTGAAGCTGGGCAGCTTGAGGGAACTGGAATTGGGCGAACCGATGATCGTGGCCACCGGCGGTGACGACGGCGGGGTCGCCATTACGGAGCTGGTCAGCAAACGCGCATTTTCCGGCAACTGGGAATACCACATCGACGCGGCACTGTTCACCAGCCCGCCCATTGCCGGTCATTCCGGCGCACCACTGTTCAACCGCAGGGGCGAGTTGGTGGGCATTGGCAGCCTGCTGGTGCTGGATGCCACGGGCGGGGGTCAAGGCCTGCCCGGCAATATGTTTGTGCCGGTCGACCTGCTCAAACCCATATTGGCGGAGTTGCAGAGAACCGGCAGCAGCAAACCAAGCCGGCGTCCCTGGCTGGGGCTGACGTCCAGCGACCAGGGCGGTCATGTGCAGGTCCTGCGCGTCAACCCGGACAGCCCCGCGCAATCGGCAGGGCTGCAGCCGGGCGATCTGGTGCTGGCCGTGGATGGCACCAAGGTGGTCACACTCGATGCGTTTTATAAAAAGCTCTGGGAGCACGCCGAGCCGAATGCCGAAATCCGGCTGACGGTGCTGCAAGGCGCCGACGTCAAGACCATCAGCGTGCATGCGGTGGACCGCATGACGACTCTGCAAAAACCTGCAGGCATTTAA
- a CDS encoding CDP-6-deoxy-delta-3,4-glucoseen reductase gives MTFNISVLPSGRSFVANPGEAILAAGIRAGVGLPYGCKDGACGSCKCRKIEGTVVHGPHQSKALSPEEEASGFILTCCGVPHSDVVLESRQVTDESAFPVRKMPTRVIGLEKKSHDVMLVKLQLPANDTFKYHAGQYIEFILRDGARRSYSMGNAPHNGPGVELHIRHMPGGKFTDHVFHTMKDKEILRVEGPYGSFFLREDSTKPMILLASGTGFAPIKAVIEHIQFKGMDRPATLYWGGRRPEDLYLDDWVRARVAEMPNLSYVPVISDALPEDGWSGRTGFVHKAVLEDFPDLSGYQVYACGAPIVVDSARADYTRLAGLSADEFYADAFTTEADKAQAGIVT, from the coding sequence ATGACCTTCAATATCTCTGTGCTGCCCAGTGGCCGCAGCTTTGTCGCCAACCCCGGCGAAGCGATTCTGGCGGCAGGCATCCGCGCCGGCGTGGGGCTGCCATACGGTTGCAAGGACGGTGCCTGCGGTTCGTGCAAGTGCAGGAAGATTGAAGGCACGGTGGTGCACGGTCCGCACCAGAGCAAGGCGCTGTCCCCCGAGGAGGAAGCCAGCGGCTTCATCCTGACCTGCTGCGGCGTGCCGCACAGCGACGTCGTGCTGGAGTCGCGCCAGGTGACGGATGAGAGCGCCTTTCCGGTCCGCAAGATGCCCACGCGCGTGATCGGGCTGGAGAAAAAATCGCACGACGTCATGCTGGTCAAGCTGCAGCTGCCGGCCAACGACACGTTCAAGTACCATGCGGGCCAATACATCGAATTCATCCTGCGCGATGGCGCGCGGCGCAGCTACTCGATGGGCAACGCGCCGCACAACGGGCCTGGCGTGGAACTGCACATTCGCCACATGCCGGGTGGCAAGTTCACCGACCATGTGTTCCATACGATGAAAGACAAGGAGATACTGCGCGTGGAAGGCCCGTACGGCAGCTTCTTTCTGCGCGAGGACTCGACCAAACCGATGATCCTGCTGGCCTCGGGCACGGGCTTTGCGCCGATCAAGGCAGTGATCGAGCACATACAGTTCAAGGGCATGGACCGCCCCGCCACGCTCTACTGGGGCGGGCGTCGCCCCGAAGACTTGTATCTGGACGACTGGGTCAGGGCGCGTGTGGCCGAGATGCCCAACCTGAGCTATGTACCGGTGATCTCCGACGCCCTGCCCGAGGATGGATGGAGCGGGCGCACGGGCTTCGTGCACAAGGCCGTGCTGGAGGATTTTCCGGACCTCTCAGGCTACCAGGTGTACGCCTGCGGCGCGCCCATCGTGGTGGACTCCGCGCGCGCCGACTACACCCGCCTGGCGGGCTTGTCGGCGGATGAGTTCTACGCCGACGCATTCACCACCGAGGCCGACAAGGCCCAGGCCGGCATCGTCACCTGA
- a CDS encoding Bug family tripartite tricarboxylate transporter substrate binding protein — protein sequence MKRRHLFPALAQALALSAIPLLTLSPTLAQAQAHPIRLIVPYGAGGPIDLTARILAEAVKDTLGPVIIDNKPGAGGNIGADMIAKAAPDGLTIGIAATATNAVNPWLYRKMSYNAATDFAPITQILRVPNVLVMNAETARRFKINSVRDLIAYARAHPGTLNYGSGGNGSAGHLAGEMFKAQAGVFAVHIPYNGGNPAQLALLSGQVDFNFDNLATAAPNIRSGKLKAIAVTTLARSPALPDVPPVADTLKGFSIDTWWGLVAPAGTPKEVIARLNHAFVAALNAPETRTRFASLLAEPVPSTPEAFGAFMKSELAKYEKVVKASGATVD from the coding sequence ATGAAACGTCGACACCTCTTCCCTGCCCTGGCCCAGGCGCTGGCACTTTCCGCCATCCCTTTGCTGACCCTCTCCCCGACCCTCGCGCAAGCCCAGGCGCACCCGATCCGGCTCATCGTGCCTTACGGCGCAGGCGGTCCGATCGACCTGACGGCCCGCATTTTGGCCGAGGCCGTGAAGGATACGCTCGGGCCGGTCATCATCGACAACAAGCCGGGGGCGGGCGGCAACATCGGCGCCGACATGATCGCCAAGGCCGCCCCCGACGGCCTGACGATCGGCATCGCAGCCACCGCCACCAACGCCGTCAACCCTTGGCTGTACCGCAAGATGTCCTACAACGCGGCGACCGATTTCGCGCCCATCACGCAAATCCTGCGTGTACCCAACGTGCTGGTGATGAACGCCGAGACAGCCCGGCGCTTCAAGATCAACAGCGTACGCGACCTGATTGCGTATGCCAGAGCCCATCCCGGCACGCTCAACTACGGCAGCGGCGGCAATGGCAGTGCGGGCCACCTGGCGGGCGAGATGTTCAAGGCGCAAGCCGGGGTTTTTGCCGTTCACATTCCCTACAACGGCGGCAACCCCGCGCAGCTGGCATTGCTGAGCGGCCAGGTCGACTTCAACTTCGACAACCTCGCGACTGCCGCGCCCAACATCCGCTCCGGCAAGCTCAAGGCCATCGCGGTGACCACGCTCGCGCGCTCACCCGCGTTGCCGGACGTACCGCCCGTGGCCGATACGCTCAAGGGCTTTTCGATCGATACCTGGTGGGGCCTGGTGGCGCCGGCAGGCACACCGAAAGAGGTGATTGCCAGGCTGAATCATGCGTTCGTGGCAGCGCTGAATGCGCCGGAAACCAGAACACGCTTTGCCAGCCTGCTGGCGGAACCGGTCCCGAGCACGCCCGAGGCGTTCGGCGCCTTCATGAAGAGCGAGCTCGCGAAGTACGAGAAAGTGGTGAAGGCCTCGGGCGCCACCGTCGACTGA